Proteins from a genomic interval of Pseudomonas versuta:
- a CDS encoding DUF4404 family protein produces MPASDLQKQLDSLREQLDKTPPLSFDDRAELNKLAEQIDAQIKVETATQDASLVDNVNLAVERFEVEHPALAGTLRNIVQTLGNIGI; encoded by the coding sequence ATGCCTGCCAGCGATCTGCAAAAACAACTCGACTCCCTGCGCGAGCAGCTCGATAAAACCCCGCCGCTTTCATTTGATGATCGAGCCGAACTCAACAAGCTCGCCGAACAGATTGATGCCCAGATCAAAGTAGAAACGGCAACCCAGGACGCCAGCCTTGTCGACAACGTTAATCTGGCGGTAGAACGCTTCGAGGTTGAACACCCTGCCCTGGCCGGCACCCTGCGCAATATCGTTCAAACCCTGGGCAATATCGGGATCTGA
- a CDS encoding VacJ family lipoprotein: MRWTDRLAHICVCAGVAMVPFTANAATEDDPWEGVNRVIFKFNEKLDTYALKPLAQGYQFITPQFLEDGIHNMYRNIGDVRNLANDVLQAKPHAAGVDTARLLMNTTLGVAGFFDVGTKMGLQRNSEDFGQTLGYWGVPSGPYVMLPLLGPSTVRDAVAIYPDGYAEPYRYMNDIPARNMAIGMDIIDTRASLLSAEKLITGDKYVFIRNAYLQNREFKIKDGQVEDDF; encoded by the coding sequence ATGCGCTGGACTGATCGTCTTGCTCACATATGTGTTTGTGCCGGTGTTGCAATGGTCCCATTCACCGCCAATGCCGCCACCGAAGATGACCCGTGGGAAGGGGTAAACCGTGTCATTTTCAAATTTAACGAAAAACTCGACACCTATGCCTTGAAGCCACTTGCCCAGGGCTACCAGTTCATCACTCCGCAATTTCTGGAGGATGGCATCCACAACATGTATCGAAATATCGGCGACGTGCGCAACCTGGCCAACGATGTATTGCAGGCCAAGCCGCATGCAGCGGGCGTGGATACAGCCCGCCTATTGATGAACACCACCCTGGGTGTGGCGGGTTTCTTTGATGTGGGCACTAAGATGGGCCTGCAGCGCAACAGTGAAGACTTCGGTCAAACTCTCGGGTATTGGGGCGTGCCTAGCGGTCCTTACGTGATGCTGCCGCTCTTGGGGCCGAGCACCGTACGTGATGCGGTTGCGATTTATCCGGATGGCTACGCCGAACCGTACCGCTACATGAATGACATCCCGGCCCGTAACATGGCGATCGGCATGGACATTATTGATACCCGCGCCAGCTTGCTGTCTGCTGAAAAGCTCATTACGGGTGACAAATACGTCTTTATCCGCAATGCGTATCTGCAAAACCGCGAGTTCAAGATCAAAGACGGTCAGGTTGAAGACGACTTTTAA
- the rssB gene encoding two-component system response regulator RssB: MQKTSATLLIIDDDEVVRASLAAYLEDSGFSVLQASNGIQGLQVFEQEQPDLVICDLRMPQMSGLELIRQVSQRSSQTPVIVISGAGVMSDVVEALRLGAADYLIKPLEDLAVLEHSVHRALDRARLLVENQRYRDKLESANRELEASLHLLQEDQNAGRQVQMNMLPISPWSIDDFHFAHQIIPSLYLSGDFVDYFRVDERRVAFYLADVSGHGASSAFVTVLLKFMTTRLLFESKRNGTLPEFKPSEVLGHINRGLINCKLGKHVTMVGGVIDEETGVLTYSIGGHLPLPVLYTPDSVGYLEGRGLPVGLFNEATYEDHVLKLPEAFSLTLMSDGILDLLTEQTLKEKEAALPQLVKAAGGSLDGLRREFGLATLGEMPDDIALLVLSRNLK; this comes from the coding sequence ATGCAAAAAACCAGTGCCACGTTGCTGATCATTGACGACGACGAAGTAGTACGCGCCAGTCTGGCTGCCTACTTGGAAGACAGCGGCTTCAGCGTCCTGCAGGCCAGCAATGGCATCCAGGGTCTTCAGGTGTTCGAGCAAGAGCAGCCAGATTTAGTGATCTGTGACTTGCGCATGCCACAAATGAGTGGCCTGGAGTTGATTCGCCAGGTATCGCAACGCTCCTCACAAACCCCCGTAATCGTAATCTCGGGTGCTGGCGTGATGAGCGATGTGGTCGAGGCGCTGCGTTTGGGTGCTGCCGACTACCTGATCAAGCCGCTCGAAGATCTCGCCGTTCTGGAGCACTCCGTTCACCGGGCTCTGGATCGTGCCCGGCTTTTGGTAGAGAACCAGCGCTACCGCGACAAGCTGGAGTCTGCCAACCGCGAACTTGAAGCGAGTTTGCATTTATTGCAGGAAGACCAGAATGCGGGTCGGCAGGTTCAGATGAACATGTTGCCGATCAGTCCTTGGTCCATTGATGATTTTCACTTTGCTCACCAGATCATTCCTTCACTGTATTTGTCCGGCGATTTCGTGGATTACTTCAGGGTCGATGAGCGACGAGTTGCGTTCTATCTGGCTGATGTTTCCGGTCACGGTGCGTCATCCGCGTTTGTAACGGTGCTGCTCAAATTCATGACCACGCGCTTGTTGTTTGAGTCCAAGCGCAACGGCACCCTGCCAGAATTCAAGCCTTCAGAGGTGCTTGGCCACATCAACCGTGGCCTGATCAATTGCAAGCTGGGCAAGCACGTGACCATGGTGGGCGGTGTCATCGATGAAGAAACCGGCGTGCTGACTTACAGCATTGGCGGGCACCTACCATTGCCGGTGCTTTACACGCCTGACAGCGTGGGCTACCTGGAAGGGCGAGGGCTGCCCGTTGGCCTGTTTAACGAAGCCACGTATGAAGATCATGTCCTGAAATTGCCGGAAGCCTTCAGTCTTACTCTGATGTCGGATGGAATTTTGGACCTTTTGACCGAGCAGACGCTCAAAGAGAAAGAGGCAGCTTTGCCACAACTGGTAAAAGCTGCAGGCGGCAGCCTGGATGGTCTGCGCCGAGAGTTCGGATTAGCTACGCTAGGGGAGATGCCGGATGATATCGCCTTGTTGGTGTTAAGCAGGAA